The DNA window GAAAACATCGCCTGGAAGACGAAGATCCCCGGTGTCGGCCATTCGTCGCCGATCATCAGCGGCGACCATATCTTTGTGACAACGGCGCTCGAAGAGGAAACCCAGCGGGCGCTGATCTGCCTCGATCGGAAGACCGGAAAGATCATCTGGCAGAAGAACATCGTGCGGTCGATGCTCGAGAAGAAGCACCGCCTGAACAGCTATGCCAGTGCCACCCCGGCAACTGACGGCAAGCTGGTCTTCGTTACGTTCTTCGAACAGCCGAAGATCCAGATCGCCGCGTTCGATTTCAAAGGGAATGAAGTCTGGCGGGTGTCGCCGGGCGAGTTCAAGTCGGTCCACGGGTTCTGCTCATCGCCCGTCATCTACAAGGATCTGCTGATCCTCAACGGCGATCAGGACGCCGAGGCGTACCTGGTCGCGTATGACAAGGCGACGGGCAAGGAACGCTGGCGGACTGACCGCCCCAACAAGACCCGCAGCTACTGCACGCCGGTCATCGTCGAACTGGCCGGCAAGCCACAGATGATGCTGTCAGGGAGCAAATGCGTCGCCAGCTACAACCCAATGACGGGCGAGCAATACTGGATCATCGACGGTCCGACGGAGCAGATGGTCGCAAGCCTGGTCCACACCAAAGGGATCGTGTTCGTCACTGGCGGATTTCCGGAGCTGCACGTGCTGGGAATCGATCCCGCCGGCGCCGGGAATGTCACCAAAACGCACATTCGCTGGCACGACGGCCAGAACAAAGGCGACCGCCGACTGGCCAGCTATGTTCCTTCGCCGGTGGCGTTCGGCGACTGGTTCTTCCTCGTCTCCGACGGCGGCCTGGCCACCTGCTTTGATGCCCGGTCCGGCGAACGCCTCTGGCAACAGCCACTCGGAAAACACCACAGTTCATCGGCGGTAGCCGGCGCGGACGGCATGCTCTACTTCACGAGCGATGCCGGGGAAACGTTCGTCATCAAGGCAGACGGGAAGTTCGAGCTCGTCGCGAAGAACTCGCTGGGGGA is part of the Humisphaera borealis genome and encodes:
- a CDS encoding outer membrane protein assembly factor BamB family protein translates to MNIRSFAVLVSLVLMTNAPLPAAEQSTSDWPMWRGPAGDGRSTEAALPTKWSGSENIAWKTKIPGVGHSSPIISGDHIFVTTALEEETQRALICLDRKTGKIIWQKNIVRSMLEKKHRLNSYASATPATDGKLVFVTFFEQPKIQIAAFDFKGNEVWRVSPGEFKSVHGFCSSPVIYKDLLILNGDQDAEAYLVAYDKATGKERWRTDRPNKTRSYCTPVIVELAGKPQMMLSGSKCVASYNPMTGEQYWIIDGPTEQMVASLVHTKGIVFVTGGFPELHVLGIDPAGAGNVTKTHIRWHDGQNKGDRRLASYVPSPVAFGDWFFLVSDGGLATCFDARSGERLWQQPLGKHHSSSAVAGADGMLYFTSDAGETFVIKADGKFELVAKNSLGEDVRSSPAISGGQIFIRGVENLYCIGVPK